The window TGTGGCGGCAGCAGCTGGACGGGATGCACCTGGCCGATCCGGTGAAGAAACTCTCGGTCAAGGGCATGGACTTCGTCATGGGCGGACGGCGGCGATTCTACGGCGGCATCGCCCTGGCCCGCGCGGCGGAGAAGCTCCCGCGCTTCGTGCTCGAAAACGGGCTCAACCCGTGGAGCGCCCCCGGCCGTGCCATGCCGCCTTTCGCGCCGAAGACTTTCAATGGATGGTGGAAAAAGGCGAATAAGTAGCAAGGCTGTCCGCAACGCTCCTTGCCGCATGGCGGCACCAAGTCCCCTCCTGAGGAGGGGATTTAGGGGTGGGTCGGATTTGTAAACGACGCCGGAGGCGGCGATAACGACCGTGCGAAGAGAAAAGCCGGTGAAAAAAGCAAGACAATGAATAGCAAAGAGATCATATTGAAAAAACTTTCGGCCGACGGGATGCCCGAATATCCCTATCCTGCGCCGGGTTTCACGCCCCAGCGCTTCGACGCCCCCGCGGCTATGTTCGCCGAACGGCTCGAAGCCGCCGGCGGCCGGGCGGTGCGGATGCTGCCGGGCGAAACCCTCGACGAGGCGGTCCGCCGCTGTTATCCCGATGCGCGGACGATCGCTTCGGCGATGCCCGAACTGAACGTCGCCACGCTCGACCCCGATGCCGTGGAGGATGCGCGCGAACTGGTCGATGTCGATCTGGGCGTCGTGAAAGGGGCGTTCGGCGTCGCGGAGAACGGTGCGGTGTGGATCGCGCAGGACATCCGCCACAAAGCCCTCTATTTCGGGGCCACGGCCCTCGTGATCGTCATCCCGAAGGATGCGATCGTGGACACCATGCACGAGGCGGTTGTGCGTCCC of the Alistipes senegalensis JC50 genome contains:
- a CDS encoding lactate utilization protein C, with product MNSKEIILKKLSADGMPEYPYPAPGFTPQRFDAPAAMFAERLEAAGGRAVRMLPGETLDEAVRRCYPDARTIASAMPELNVATLDPDAVEDARELVDVDLGVVKGAFGVAENGAVWIAQDIRHKALYFGATALVIVIPKDAIVDTMHEAVVRPEVDDFGYGCFMSGPSKTADIEQALVFGAHGPMSVTVLIRA